The following is a genomic window from Pecten maximus chromosome 19, xPecMax1.1, whole genome shotgun sequence.
AGTTAAATGTTTTTAGGAAACCAAAGGAATTATTATTGTTAAAGTTtgttttgtacatatatatctgtggtTGTTTTAATGAAGTTTTCAGTGACGTTTGACATCAGGGCCTGTTTATGAAGTGATACTTTAAACTGCAAGGTGCATGAcaattttggtttaaaaattCTATATATCTGGATACAGATATTCCTTTTCAAACAGATATCCATATTTTTCTTTCAGAGATATCTAGATTTAAAAGAGAGATATCTATGATAAGTAGATATTATCGGTGTATGAacacggggccgcggtggctgagtggttaaggtgtccctccacctctgggttgcgagttcgaaacctacgtggggcagttgccaggtactgaccgtaggccggtggtttttctccgggtactccggctttcctccacctccaaaacatggcacgtccttaaatggccctggctgttaataggacgttaaacaaaaacaaaccaaaccaagtgtATGAACACAATTAGGTGTATTTACAGCCTGAAGCAGCTGTTTAAATggaacattgtatatatagacttttatgtatatttacatttgcatttatcctgcaactggcATCAGTATTGTCTGAATACACCCACTACATATGTTTTTGCTGTATTTGGCAGTGACTGAAAACAGCTGTATTCTTGAATCTTAACATGTGCGTCAATTtgactgacctacttccaagtaaaaacagtgtttaaaaggcgaacatatttggaACATTATTGATACTGTTTCACTTTAAAATGCTAATATTTGATGACTGTTGTAGGATGAATAGAagacatggtcagtgtcttaaaatataagctgtattttttaCTTGAGACAGAAAGACAAACAGTTGCTATCCATGACTCGCCACTTTTGGCTTTCTTTATCCTTGCCAAATTACTGCTTATATTTTAGATACagaccatgtattctctatatgtataacatacagTTCATTTTGAGATACAAGACTTGATGTCTGTACATGAAGTACTGATCATTAATTATTAGGTTTCAAATTTAAACTCAGGTACATACAGTTACCATGTACATGGCAGTTCTCCAGAAGATTTAAATTGATTCTTTTATCAGATTCTTTTTTCTATTGCTTTGTAAGAGTTGCCTAGTTTTGTCTTGAATACTCTAAATTATTTCATGAGTTGAATTGATCGTGCAAAATTGTGTACCTACTACGGACAGCGACCTACAATTGTAGGTCAGTCTCTGTTATCGAGTTCCAATATTTTGTGCACACTAAAATTTTTGTGAAAAGTAATGTTTCCGTTATCAGTTTTCATGTTGTAAAATTCAGTGTTTAAGGTTTTGCTACAGTTGTGTTAATAGTTGCTCATGTGATGTattaacactatataatgacctaaaaaaaattgtgaaatttaCGGAAAACACGTAGAAACATGTTAGTaatctgtacagtatacctATTGGACACTTAGTTTACAAAATGTGTCTTAAtagcaaaaacaaaattgataactTACAGGACTTTTGTAAAGATTGTAATCTATCCTTTATGAAATAGATAGAAACTGGAAggtagcatatatatatacatccttaattacacaattaaatgttttgttaaagaaaaaaatcttttgtcTATGTTAAATTTCATGTTTGTGCCATAGAAACTTATGTACATTGccattgttttgtgttatattatgACTTCAATGTCTCCAACTCagattttttatgttaaagCAATTCCTTAAGTTCAGGAACTTTGGTTATGAAACCAGGGTTTGATCACAATTATGAATATGACAAAATTACACTAATGCTTGTATAAATGTATTCACTAATTGGAATTTTCTATCACAATTTAActtatcaaaaacatttttagaagcaaaataatcaaaatattgtttaaacataGGGTAGGACTTCATGtatcttatcaataaaaatgattttaagaCCTTTTTACATTGTAACTACTATATATAATCACTATGGGTTGGTAACActgtatgatacattgtaactaCTATATATAATCACTACGGGTTGGTAACACTGTATGATAACCAGTTACTGACAGGGTTTACTTGACTCCTGTGAACCAGAGATGTTAGCACATTCTGAATGAAAAGAATGAAGAATGAAAACTCTAATGTGGTACAGTGTTGCCATAGTCGGAATTCTTTTGACTAAAAGTGCCACTCAGCTGATGGTATGGTGAAGGATCTGCTGTTCATTCTCTGTTGACCTTTAACTTCTAGGAAGCTATAAGCAAAAGTTAATGCCAATATTTATCACCTGGGATAGAGTACAATTGAGATTACTCATACGAATGACCTTTACCTATCTCAAGGTCTCGCACACAACCTTTACTCATTAGCCGAAAGATCAAGAAACTTTGGATGATGGCATAGAACACAATATTTTTCTCATATACTCTATCAAATTTCAAGGTCACCTTGAGTAAATGGGTTAAAAACATCTAATTTCAAGGTCACCTTGAGTAAATGGGTTAAAAACCTGTAATAAACTTTTCAATAATTCTGGATTACCCATAGAATTGATATTAGGCCATggataaataaatgattaaagtAAGACTtttctgtatataaattaagtttttcAAGTTTCCTTACACCTagggtttgttttttgtttgctgggtttatcactgtttgaacagtcagggtcattttgaggcggggcctccttgtagtagttggtgactacatcactgaacaacatacaggaggcccatCGCATTTCATCCAGTGCAATTCGTATAaaatgtcttgcccaaggacacaacagACTGACCCCTTTCTGAGAAATGTAAACCAACTTGGGGCGGGAGTGTCGAACCAAGCACCTCGGACCTGCACCAGAGGTAACATGGCCGACACTTTAACCAATTGAGCTATCACGCCGGAATACTAAGTTGGCTATTCTTCATTACCATCTATGTGGGTGATTCGggtcctctgggcctcttgtttaatctTGCTATCGAGCCGGAATACTAAGTTGGCTATTCTTCATTACCATCTTTGTGGGTGATTCGggtcctctgggcctcttgtttaatctTGCTATCGAGCCGGAATACTAAGTTGGCTATTCTTCATTACCATCCATGTGGGTGATTCGggtcctctgggcctcttgtttaatctTGCTATCGAGCCGGAATACTAAGTTGGCTATTCTTCATTACCATCTATGTGGGTGATTCGGGTcctctgggcctctttgttTAATCTTGCTATGGAGCCGGAATACTAAGTTGGCTATTCTTCATTACCATCCATGTGGGAGATTCGGGtcctcttggcctcttgtttaatctTTATGTAGCTATGTGAAGTAGCAACTGAATTGGTTATTGTTGTGTGATGTGTAAGCCTAGTCTTTACTGAACTACACAGTTTATTAATGCTTTATTAGATATAAACGACATATTGGGTAGCCAGGGTTTGCATTTTAAAGGCAAAATTTCAAATCTGCCTCCCATTAAAGCGTGTACCTTATTTAACATTAACTCACAATGTAGGGAGAAAGGAGGCCAATTTGGTTGTAGCTTGtctgaaaatatatcattgttttacacTAATCTACCTTACAGGGTTTGTATGTTCATATTTccattacatatatttgttttatgtatgtCGACTATTTGATGGTTacttttttaatgatatttttatgcTTCACTAACAAGCAGACTGAGGGTGTATTGTAGGTATTGTGGCTATTCACAGGCGTCTACTTCTGGTTGGTATTAATAGAAATTatacagaaaatgtctgtaaaacATGAATTCCCCCACTACCACTTGACATCCCGAAACCCAGTTTGGTGagatcgcatcagcagttcctgagattagctagttacattgtacattgcATGGAACCAGACAAGACAGGACAGACATAAGTAGCTGCTACATGCCCCcttcaacccccccccccataacTGGAACTGATATTTTCCCCTATAGATAATCACCAGAAGCAGATGCCTGTGTTCTATTTAAAGATGGGTTCCATGCACTAAGTTTTCATAGTATGTTATTTCAGTGTGCCTGTGAAATTGTTACAGTATATTTTTCTAgtattgaatatttaaaatttgaaaccAAGTGCAATAACTTTATAATGAAAGCTTTGGAGTTTCATACCTAGTTAGGCCTATCCTTGAAACCTAGTTAATTAGGCCCCAAAGTTTTAATGAGAATGAATGACAAATTGTAGTTTTAATGAAAATGCATGAATGACAAACTGGTAGTTTCCTTCCTAGTAaggtcatattttttttatgaaaatttgaagaaataatAGAATACAGATTCGACCAAAATTTTTATTAGTAAGCACATGACTACTAAACAAAATACAGCTTCACACAACATTGtaaattaaatgataaatacTGGGAAAAAAACTAGTTTTAGACTAAGTTGGGccaaatatttaataattagATTGGAATAACACAATATTATTTCTGCATGATCAGTCATATCTCATATTCTAAAGATAAACcctgaaataacaaaatacattttcagACTTGGGCTAAAAATTGGAATAAGAAGCGCTGGAAATAACAAAACATAGCTTCAGATTTGGGTCCCAAAATTGGAATGCTTAGGAATGATGAATATATTTTCAGACATAATATTTAATGACAATccacaattttgaaaattagcTTGTTCTACACCACAAAGAAATCAATTGTCTTGTAATTGAAGAACAGTCGACCGgcagatacatttttttaaagttcataTTTATTGAGATTGTTTCACGATATTAGTGTGTAAGATAAAATGTCTCGATCATGctcaaaaatattgaaaattcgATTGTAACCCATCTCTAAATAAACAGAATTACATGTGAATGTTtcttattaattttatttatacgactgaatattttgttgactgaggaaataaaaacagaattGATCAGAAATTGTATTGCTTCATTCCTGATGTTATTGTTATGCCGTTAACTGGACATACCGTAAGGTAATCTGATAGTCCTAACTGTATGTAGCACAGCACGATTACTTAAGGGCAAGTCCCAGGAAATCACTGAAACGAAAAATCAGTCGCAAGAAAAACAACAGAATACTGTCATTAAAATTAAACCGTAATTCAAACTCAAATTTGACAATCCAAGTGCAAAacacaaataagatatagacaTGCAGTTTTGTCTGGACACCATTGACAAATTTCAAGCTCATTTACTGACTATTTGCcatgtagaccaccaatacttagtaaaaatagaaaagaaaagatGCGAACGAGAGCGCGTGTTGTCTAAAACCTATTCTAGACCTAAAGTGAGTATTACACCAATGGAGATTATCGAAGGGAGAAAACTAGATAAGTCGCAAGTGTGACTACTGTAGTACAAGTTTAGGTACTGCAGGTGTATAATATCATAGTAAAGAATCGAGGAAGGATTTAAAAGTCTAAAAAGTACTAATTTGGAAAAACGTCCGTCTACAGACTGACAGACGTACTTCCTCTGGTCAATGACGTAATAACGACAGCAAGGACGTAACCAACCCCTTTTCAAGACACGCATATGAAATTTACTTAACAAGACTTGGGCTCAGTTTCAACATTCTTGAACTTGAATTTTTTCGTAATGATTCGTAACTAAGTATTTGTTTCCCCTTTTAACCCAATAAGGCTCTCTAGTAGACAATTCCAAGTTAAGGGATTTCTtaagtttaaagaaaaaaaagctaGCCTCTAGTAgaagtaggggctaatatttttttctattaatactaaccagaagcagacgcctgtgatgAAATTGAGGACTGTACTTTACAAAGAacaacaacatgatatataaatttGCCATAAACTCGATTTTTGGTGTAGGTTtgtgttttctttctttttgtcaATCAGAGGAAAATATTTACCTGGCTATTTTTTCGAATCTATTATTCTTATTATACAGAAATTTAATTAACGcatatattttatttgcttGATATAAATCGACACCAGATTATggcatatgaaaaaaaaactcaagtgataaaattgatgaattggtTTATAAATCTGGTGCCagataaattatttatcaatcaaTACCGAAAAATATTGGTAAAATAATGGCCGGACGTAATATCGGACGCTCTTTACAGAGAAACCATTCACTTCGAGGCAAACAAGAGAAGTTTGATAATCAGTTCATGACGACaacacacttttttttcaaatatggcTCGGCTTTACCATTCCTTCACATAAGGGAAAAtacacaggcgtctgcttccgGTTAGtattaaccctttcacccctactgaccatattggacttcaaatgatgaTTGTATGAACGAATCCACTTAAGTTTCTTAGGATTGAAAGAGTTAATAGAATCAACAcaagaagcagacgcctgtagAATGTAcatagaaatttaaaaaaaaaatagccttGGCTTGTGACTTGATAAACTGTTCATCGTTTTATCATCTCACCGTTTCGACGTGACAAAAAATATGACATCCATGGACACGATGGCCAAGACAGTCCCAATAATGGCGACCACTCCAAGACAGCCAATGCTAGTCGCAGACGCCCTCATATCCATAGCGCTCACCTTTGTAATCCGGTATGACGTCGGAGATGTCTTGTTGACAGCCAATTGAGACCTCAATTTATTCAACATTTCAAGAAGTTCCTTTATTTTAGCCGTGTCTCCGGGATCCAAAGAGTCCATAGCGTTCCCCCAAATAAGCACGCTATTCGTGCAATTACAACATCTGGTTTTGTCAGTAGTTGGTAAATCTATagcgaaataaaaaaaaaaaattttttaaaaaaaatggtattaTTAATGTGTGCAGTAGTTTGTTGTAATATAACAAGTCTACTAGGTATTGTTACAGAAATACGTGTCCCCTAGCAGCCCCGCTAAAAATGGCAACAGTGGCCTTGACCTTGAGCCAAAAACCCTGTAACTCGAACAATCCCTCCAGGAATGAAGCGACTAGAGCGCTGAAAAACGTCTATTGCGTTACTACTGACGGAAACGTATACACGTAGTTCCACAACCACAAATACTTCTGTATCACTACTTAGTTATAAAGGAACAGTGATTGGTTGTATAGCTATTTGATCACAATGTGTCAATTTTCACATCGTAACTTCGTTGCGTCACCAAATTGAGGTAGGTAGTTAAAAAATTGCATTCACtctgataaaataaaaacaaaatgagtGGGGGCTCACATACTCCCAacccctcatcaataaaataattctGTCCAGGGGCTCGCATAGATATACTCCCAACCACGcatcaataaaataaacctGTCCAGGGGCTCGCATAGATATACTCCCAACCACTCACCAATAAAATAAACCTGTCTAGGGACTCGCATAGATATACTCCCAACcactcatcaataaaataaatctgtctaGGGACTCGCATAGATATACTCCCAACCACGcatcaataaaataaacctGTCCAGGGACTCGCATAGATATACTCCCAACCACGCATTAATAAAATTAACCTGTCCAGGGACTCGCATAGATATACTCCCAACcactcatcaataaaataaacctGTCCAGGGACTCGCATAGATATACTCCCAACCActcaccaataaaataaatctgtccagggacTCGCATAGATATACTCCCAACcactcatcaataaaataaacctGTCCAGGGGCTCGCATAGATATACTCCCAACCActcaccaataaaataaatctgtccagggacTCGCATAGATATACTCCCAACcactcatcaataaaataaatctgtccagggacTCGCATAGATATACTCCCAACcactcatcaataaaataaacatgtcCAGGGGCTCGCATAGATATACTCCCAACCACTCACCAATAAAATAAACCTGTCCAGGGGCTCGCATAGATATACTCCCAACCACTCACCAATAAAATAAACTTGTCCAGGgactcacatagatatactcccaaccactcaccaataaaataaatctgtccagggacTCGCATAGATATACTCCCAACCACTCACCAATAAAATAAACCTGTCCAGGGACTCGCATAGATATACTCCCAACCACTCACCAATAAAATAAACCTGTCCAGGGGCTCGCATAGATATACTCCCAACCACTCACCAATAAAATAAAcctgtccaggggctcacatagatatactcccAACCACGCATCAATAAAATTAACCTGTCCAGGGGCTCGCATAGATATACTCCCAACCACGcatcaataaaataaacctGTCCAGGGGCTCGCATAGATATACTCCCAACCACTCACCAATAAAATAAACCTGTCCAGGGGCTCGCATAGATATACTCCCATCCACTCACCAATAAAATAAACCTGTCCAGGgactcacatagatatactcccATCCACTCACCAATAAAATAAACCTGTCCAGGGACTCGCATAGATATACTCCCAACCActcatcaatattttaaatctGTAGGAGTTCTAGAGATAtcttgtatacatttttttcttctatttttaAAGTGGTCACGTGCgatctttgacctttaaccttgaccgaTAGCCATCGAAATCAAAATAAAGTGCAGACCTACACGATAAAATATCGGGATGCAACACTACGATATGTTCTGAAGTTTAAGCATGTAATTCCTTTTGAAAACGTTTAAAATTGTCTGGATGCGACTATTGGCATTTCCTTATAATTTTCGGATATTAAATGATATGCTGTTTTTAActatcattttaaaatgaaatatgataatgAAGTTTCCTATAAAACAATGATTGTATATCCTAATGAATTAAAAACGAATCACAGTTAACATGATCTCTGGATTTCGtacttgtacatatattttgtgtacgggttatttatttgtttgtttgtttttggttttctTTCTTCATTATGTCGGGTGGCACAGCCGTAACACACCCGTCTTTCACCTAGTCGGCCGGGATTCGCttcccgatcggacgtgaaaaagTTTAgaggtcacctgcccgaccacgtggatTTCCCCCGGGGTACTCTAAATCGAAAATGAAGAATTTTAAACATACAATGTTTCGGTCAGTGATGtagataaatatttatcatCGCTGTCATTGTGGATTTTATGAGATAAGGTTTACCTGGTGTACTAATGATGTTGTCCGTGGTCACATCCGGGGATTTTGTAGTGATGGTGTTGTCTGTGGTCACTTCCGGGGATTTTGTAGTAACCGTGTTGTCCGTGGTCACATCCGGGGATTTTGTAGTGACGGTGTTGTCCGTGGTCACATCCGGGGATTTTGTAGTGATGGTGTTGTCTGTGGTCACTTCCGGGGATTTTGTAGTAACCGTGTTGTCCGTGGTCACATCCGGGGATTTTGTAGTGACGGTGTTGTCCGTGGTCATATCCGGGGATTTTGTAATGACCTTGTTGTCTGTGGTAACATCCGGGGATTTTGTAGTGATGGCGTTGTCTGTGGTCACATCCAGGGATTTTGTAGTGACCGTGTTGTCTGTGGTCACATCCGGGGATTTTGTAGTGATGGTGTTGTCAGTGGTCACATCCGGGGATTTTGTAGTGATGGTGTTGTCTGTGGTCACATCCGGGGATTTTGTAGTGTTAGTGTTGTCTGTGGTCACATCCGGGGATTTTGTAGTGACCGTGTTGTCTGTGGTCACATCCGGGGATTTTGTAGTGATGGTGTTGTCAGTGGTCACATCCGGGGATTTTGTAGTGATGGTGTTGTCTGTGGTCACATCGGGGGATTTTGTAGTGACGGTGTTGTCCGTGGTCACATCCGGGGATTTTGTAGTGACCGTGTTGTCTGTGGTCATATCCGGGGATTTTGTAGTAATGGTGTTGTTTGTTGTCACATCCGGGGATTTTGTAGTGATGGTGTTGTCTGTGGTCACATCGGGGGATTTTGTAGTGACAGTGTTGTCCGTGGTCACATCCGGGGATTTTGTAGTGACATTGTTGTCTGTGGTAACATCCGGGGATTTTGTAGTGATGGTGTTGTCTGTTGTCACATCCGGGGATTTTGTAGTGATGGTGTTGTCTGTGGTCACATCAGGGGATTTTGTAGTGACCTTGTTGTCTATGGTAACATCCGGGGATTTTGTAGTGATGGTGTTGTCAGTGGTCATATCCGGGGATTTTGTAGTGATGGTGTTGTCTGTTGTCACATCCGGGTATTTTGTAGTGATGGTGTTGTCCGTGGTCACATCCGGGGATTTTGTAGTGATGGTGTTGTCAGTGGTCACATCCGGGGATTTTGTAGTGACGGTGTTGTCTGTAGTCACATCCGGGGATTTTGTAGTGATGGTGTTGTCTGTTGTCACATCCGGGGATTTTGTAGTGATGGTGTTGTCTGTGGTCACATCCGGGGAGGGCGTTGTTGCGGTAATTCCTGATATCACTTCCGGAGAACAAGCAGTTGGGGCGCTGCCTGTAAAGACATCAGGGGAATTTATATATCTCATGCCGTCCAGTGATGTGTTTGTGGTCACACCATGTGAAGTTGCAGAATGGCAAATCTTTTATACTATGTATATTGTACGGATACATTCTGCATCTATTATGATGATAAATTGATAACGAGAAAGTTGTATGACATACAATTGATCGGTTTATTAATGTGTATAGCAGTCATTTTCGCCATTATACAAtgttgaataaaatataaatacgtATATAGTCATTCTCATTGAGTTACCCTGTTTTTGATAGGACTGCGGAAATCATGATTCACGATACCCTGtacaaaatgaatgaataaaaaaacTGTACATAATTGATGACGTTGTTATACTCACCGTAACATCCCCGTATAACTAGAAAGTCGGCAGACATGTACGGCGGACCAACTGtcaaatacaaacataaacaagtCTATAGAATGTATCGAAGATGGCTCTAGCCAATGGTTAGTTTCGTACACGATAATTCATACGACGCCATCTTCGCTTACCTAATGTTGTTTTTTGGTGACCAGGAAAAAAACTCTTCCCTAGCGAAATGCTATAATCATTACAGTATCCACTATCATGATACAACATTGGATTTATCAGTTAGTATCTGCATTTATGCATTTATCAACATTATACTGTTAAAACATCTTGGGCAACTCTGTCAAGACTCGGGTTTATTTGTCCAAGAGAGGGTTTTTACATTGTAAGAAGTTTTTACTCCAATTGGAGATGGCAGAGGGGAAGCTGACATGGACAGAGATCTAAGGTTTCAGTGTTGTATCTTATGGATGCGCTTCCAACATCGACAGATATCCTTAATGTCACCAATATGAGCGGCCCGAAAGACTGGAACATATGAAATCTCCATGCGATGTAGCACTGGCACAGGGCCGATACAGGTGGATACATGATCAGGTGCTAGGGCAGCTTGCTCACAACCGTGCTCTTGGTAGGGAAGCATATAGAACAAGGCGGACCAACGTTCACCCAGTTCGATAGAGAGTGACATACACCTTCAAGAACAGTGGGGAATACCGACCTGTGGATATTCTTGTAGGTGCAGCAGACTAACTAGAAGATACGAGTGGGTATTGACGGGAGGAAATTGTAATTTCCCG
Proteins encoded in this region:
- the LOC117317295 gene encoding polycystic kidney disease protein 1-like 3 gives rise to the protein MSADFLVIRGCYGSAPTACSPEVISGITATTPSPDVTTDNTITTKSPDVTTDNTITTKSPDVTTDNTVTTKSPDVTTDNTITTKSPDVTTDNTITTKYPDVTTDNTITTKSPDMTTDNTITTKSPDVTIDNKVTTKSPDVTTDNTITTKSPDVTTDNTITTKSPDVTTDNNVTTKSPDVTTDNTVTTKSPDVTTDNTITTKSPDVTTNNTITTKSPDMTTDNTVTTKSPDVTTDNTVTTKSPDVTTDNTITTKSPDVTTDNTITTKSPDVTTDNTVTTKSPDVTTDNTNTTKSPDVTTDNTITTKSPDVTTDNTITTKSPDVTTDNTVTTKSLDVTTDNAITTKSPDVTTDNKVITKSPDMTTDNTVTTKSPDVTTDNTVTTKSPEVTTDNTITTKSPDVTTDNTVTTKSPDVTTDNTVTTKSPEVTTDNTITTKSPDVTTDNIISTPDLPTTDKTRCCNCTNSVLIWGNAMDSLDPGDTAKIKELLEMLNKLRSQLAVNKTSPTSYRITKVSAMDMRASATSIGCLGVVAIIGTVLAIVSMDVIFFVTSKR